Proteins encoded within one genomic window of Desulfosalsimonas propionicica:
- a CDS encoding toprim domain-containing protein, which produces MAADLPKRILEALKASEWWTRKTRDNGRTISPLKCPECGFSNAWAYSAAPWAVVCNRQNHCGAVIKARDLFPDLFISIEKDYPPTKTNPHRPATVYLHTRGIRQALEGLRYEFWPDVRKTGSGAVMFPVESDRKVYNGRLISPPPGEGKTHNRGSTAGLFWKHPGLSYDPAAETFITEGIVDALSLIEMGFQAIAVLSSGQDPGNMDLSHFGKLVFAFDNDAAGQRALKKWIAHYPDAGAVMSPAGRDWNDLLSSGGQTAGKTFEQNRSEYEFQARLALCKTPKEYAETYYQYMKIPPGLFVFDGSYHYATVKMIAREETVVAARQSNFTLEVDHFQLNSTIQDKPEYQYHLTVKPKSGRPIGFVASAEDLSQPGQMTKLFMSRSKSWWQGERKPSMQLARIISEATAPTVRTIQTIGHDAESNCYVFRDYMITPSGETVLPNEKGFFGVSRRKYVRPPSNGVVERMIKPGRGKRAVTDLYEMLVSTWGFRAAVGFAWMLGSWFVHDIAYHLGFYPFLSFHGDTHTGKSSLIYFLQMMQGIDGEGLPMTKVNTSKGKIRELAQRASLFHALLEANAGESSRFDFDQFLTLYNFGTLQTRAKKTTGLEVETIPFRSALIFGQNFEAFSSQAMRERVISVHFPADKIITAESKAVYDKLKTVPRPEFPMVLPAVMKHRQALEGKWRDYWDKARRLLSGYGNTRVEENHAFVLAFHWLFTETFQVKYDLSPYIQDLTREKVKEVEHQPAGLADFFFDVVFDLVVAKGDTAKRVIDWPGLKNNGASLTPPPSGKLALNLNGVMDLYGQFRATVKDIQTALREHPAYLDSNKGYRFWKESFEVVHPKKAWIFDLSKISRAGEDSARPDYQDDDRPFG; this is translated from the coding sequence ATGGCGGCGGATCTTCCTAAGCGAATTCTGGAAGCCCTGAAAGCCTCTGAATGGTGGACCAGAAAGACCCGTGACAACGGCCGCACGATCTCCCCCCTGAAGTGCCCGGAGTGCGGATTTTCAAACGCCTGGGCCTATTCTGCGGCTCCCTGGGCTGTTGTCTGCAACCGTCAAAACCATTGCGGCGCTGTGATCAAAGCCCGGGATCTGTTCCCGGATCTCTTTATATCCATTGAAAAGGACTATCCCCCTACAAAAACCAATCCGCACCGGCCGGCCACTGTGTATCTGCATACCCGGGGTATCAGGCAGGCCCTGGAAGGCTTGCGGTATGAGTTCTGGCCGGATGTACGCAAAACCGGAAGTGGCGCGGTTATGTTCCCGGTTGAATCCGACAGAAAGGTTTATAACGGCCGACTGATATCCCCGCCCCCGGGAGAAGGAAAAACCCATAACAGGGGGTCCACTGCCGGGCTTTTCTGGAAGCATCCGGGCCTTTCCTATGATCCGGCCGCTGAAACCTTCATAACAGAGGGGATTGTTGATGCCCTGTCCCTTATTGAAATGGGGTTTCAGGCCATAGCTGTTTTGTCCTCTGGCCAGGACCCGGGCAACATGGATCTTTCCCATTTTGGAAAGCTCGTGTTCGCCTTTGACAATGACGCTGCCGGACAGCGGGCGTTAAAGAAATGGATTGCTCATTACCCGGATGCAGGGGCGGTCATGTCGCCGGCCGGCCGGGACTGGAATGATCTGCTTTCCTCCGGTGGCCAGACCGCCGGGAAAACCTTCGAACAAAACCGGTCGGAATACGAGTTCCAGGCGCGTTTGGCCCTCTGCAAAACCCCGAAGGAATATGCCGAGACCTACTATCAGTATATGAAGATCCCGCCGGGCCTGTTCGTCTTTGATGGATCATATCACTACGCGACTGTCAAAATGATCGCCAGGGAAGAAACGGTTGTCGCGGCGCGGCAATCGAATTTCACTCTGGAAGTTGATCATTTCCAGTTAAATTCCACGATCCAGGATAAGCCGGAATATCAGTATCACCTCACCGTAAAGCCCAAATCCGGCCGCCCGATCGGTTTTGTTGCCTCAGCCGAGGACCTTTCACAGCCCGGCCAAATGACAAAGCTCTTCATGAGCCGGTCTAAATCCTGGTGGCAGGGGGAGCGCAAGCCCTCAATGCAGCTTGCCCGGATCATCAGCGAGGCAACGGCCCCCACTGTAAGGACCATTCAAACCATAGGGCATGACGCGGAAAGCAACTGTTACGTTTTCCGGGATTACATGATCACGCCTTCCGGTGAAACCGTCCTGCCGAACGAAAAAGGCTTTTTCGGGGTCAGCCGGCGCAAATATGTCCGCCCGCCTTCAAACGGTGTGGTTGAAAGAATGATCAAGCCGGGCCGGGGGAAACGGGCCGTAACGGATCTTTATGAAATGCTCGTGTCCACCTGGGGCTTTCGGGCGGCAGTCGGGTTCGCCTGGATGCTCGGATCGTGGTTTGTTCATGACATTGCCTATCACCTGGGATTTTATCCCTTCCTGAGCTTTCACGGGGATACGCATACGGGCAAATCAAGCCTGATTTATTTCCTTCAGATGATGCAGGGCATTGATGGGGAGGGCTTGCCAATGACCAAGGTCAATACCTCAAAGGGCAAGATCCGGGAGCTTGCGCAGCGGGCAAGCCTTTTTCACGCCCTGCTTGAAGCCAATGCCGGGGAAAGCTCCCGGTTTGATTTTGACCAGTTTTTAACCCTTTACAATTTCGGCACCCTTCAGACCCGGGCGAAAAAGACAACGGGACTGGAAGTTGAAACAATTCCCTTCAGATCGGCCCTGATCTTTGGCCAGAACTTCGAGGCTTTCAGCAGCCAGGCCATGCGGGAGCGGGTCATATCGGTTCACTTTCCGGCCGATAAGATCATAACAGCCGAATCCAAGGCGGTTTATGACAAGCTCAAGACAGTCCCCCGCCCCGAATTTCCAATGGTGCTGCCGGCGGTCATGAAACACCGACAGGCCCTTGAAGGCAAATGGCGGGATTATTGGGACAAAGCCCGGCGGCTTCTGTCCGGCTACGGCAACACCCGCGTTGAGGAAAATCATGCCTTTGTGTTGGCCTTTCATTGGCTATTCACCGAGACCTTTCAGGTCAAATACGACCTGTCCCCCTATATCCAGGATCTGACCCGCGAGAAGGTCAAAGAGGTTGAGCACCAGCCGGCGGGCCTTGCGGATTTCTTTTTCGATGTGGTTTTTGACCTGGTGGTGGCCAAGGGGGATACGGCCAAGCGCGTGATTGACTGGCCTGGCCTGAAAAACAATGGCGCAAGCCTGACGCCCCCGCCTTCGGGAAAACTGGCTTTAAACCTCAATGGCGTCATGGATCTTTACGGCCAGTTCCGGGCAACGGTGAAGGATATTCAAACCGCATTAAGGGAGCACCCGGCCTACCTGGATTCAAATAAGGGGTATCGATTCTGGAAGGAGTCCTTTGAAGTGGTGCACCCCAAAAAGGCATGGATTTTTGATCTCTCAAAGATATCCCGGGCAGGCGAGGATTCAGCCCGGCCGGATTATCAAGATGATGATCGCCCTTTCGGCTAA
- a CDS encoding IS1 family transposase, which translates to MMHKNSIKARDIADSINPDFFDPDNCRQWLLERLHPQGPSCPWCGVAIRGRAAGRFWQLKQMKCQACGRKFTARTGTNLAGLKAGCRELVMFCLMIEAGYSMASIARRMNIGLRTLYLYKERFQDLQ; encoded by the coding sequence ATGATGCACAAAAACAGTATCAAAGCCCGGGATATTGCCGATTCGATCAATCCGGATTTTTTTGACCCGGATAATTGCCGCCAGTGGCTATTGGAACGGCTGCACCCGCAAGGCCCTTCGTGCCCTTGGTGCGGTGTTGCGATTCGGGGGAGGGCGGCCGGCCGGTTCTGGCAGTTGAAGCAGATGAAATGCCAGGCATGCGGCCGGAAATTTACGGCCCGAACCGGAACAAACCTGGCCGGGCTCAAGGCCGGCTGCCGGGAACTGGTCATGTTTTGCCTCATGATTGAGGCCGGTTATTCAATGGCCAGTATAGCCCGGCGTATGAATATCGGCTTGAGAACCCTCTATCTGTACAAGGAGCGTTTCCAGGATTTGCAGTAA
- a CDS encoding XRE family transcriptional regulator encodes MKKNKRLRAKIVEIFGSYDAFGKAVETDASLISRIVCGHRKLPKEKQQKWADALNCKVREIFPQ; translated from the coding sequence ATGAAAAAAAACAAAAGATTAAGGGCAAAGATAGTCGAAATTTTTGGAAGTTATGATGCTTTCGGAAAAGCCGTTGAGACTGACGCAAGTTTAATATCGCGGATTGTGTGCGGTCACAGGAAGCTGCCGAAGGAAAAACAGCAAAAATGGGCGGATGCTTTAAACTGCAAGGTAAGGGAAATATTCCCTCAATAA
- a CDS encoding MerR family transcriptional regulator — protein MWSRKKVSEITGIPDRRVLFYTEQPGILPEIEQKVGSGYAREYTLKDIIVLAFVRELNLCGFSLSRIKEFLFHIRDPEIESKWWNSAKAEPVTDKPCNIIYYHDGRGGRTIGIRQTDQPAPLMNRHTSAIIISMTNIINDILQKIT, from the coding sequence ATGTGGTCACGAAAAAAAGTTAGTGAAATTACTGGAATCCCTGACAGAAGGGTTTTGTTTTACACTGAACAACCAGGCATTTTGCCAGAGATAGAGCAGAAGGTTGGAAGCGGTTATGCTCGTGAATACACCTTGAAAGATATTATTGTTCTGGCCTTTGTAAGAGAATTAAATCTTTGTGGATTTTCGTTATCGCGGATAAAGGAGTTCTTGTTTCACATCAGAGATCCCGAGATTGAATCAAAATGGTGGAATAGTGCCAAGGCTGAGCCGGTCACGGATAAACCCTGCAACATCATATATTATCATGATGGCCGAGGCGGGAGGACAATTGGAATTCGTCAAACAGATCAGCCCGCCCCGCTGATGAATCGACATACAAGTGCGATTATAATATCCATGACTAATATCATTAATGATATCCTACAAAAAATAACCTAA